The genomic region CAGACCGAACAGCAGCGCGCCCAGGCCGTAAAACAAACCGCGAATGATCGCCGGATTGATCGTACCCGAGGCGCCGCGCTGCGGCTTCGGAAGATGATCGGCGAGCCACTTCAAAAACCGGTTCCAGCCCAGCTCCAGCGGCGAGGGCGGCGGCAGCGGCTCCGATTGAAACTCGGGACGCGCCAGGATACGGCGGACTTCCACATAGGAGGACGGCGGGTCGTCGCCGCCGCCGACATCGCCCGGCTTCATGCCGCGCATATCCTCGCGGAGAGTCTTTGTCGCGAGAATGATCGGCGCGTACTGCTCGGCGCGCTTCTTCAGCGGCGCGGCGTCGATCTTTTGCAGCGCGGCCACCAGCCGGGCGCTGCGCACGCGGACCGCGCCCTGTCCCGGGACTTCCACCGTCGGAATGGGACCCAGCACCCGCTTCGCAAAGTCGTGAGGCGTTTCCCCGGACTCGGGCTTGCCGCCGCGGCTGGCTTCCGATGCGGTTTCCAGACGGTGCTCCACGCTGGCGAGCGCCTTGCGGAACTGGGCCACGGGAACCGCGCCCGCCGTCATCGTCGACAGCGCCGTCAGCAGGGCGCAAAGGAGAAAAACAATTGAGGTCGGTCGGCGCCGATGGATCATGCGGCCCCTCCCATATTCCCGCCGACATTGCGCGGCGGGGTGACGCCGCCGCCGCGCTGCTGGGGGAGCGGCGCCGCCGGGGGCGGCGCGGGAACGTGCCCCGGGGCGTTCGGCCTCAAGTTCAGCGGCGGATAGCCCAGATCCTTGGCGAGCAAAGCGATATCGAACGCCTCGCGGCGTACGCGCAGGTCGTAGTAGAGAACCGTGAGCACGCAGACGATAAAGGGCGTGACGATCAGCTGCCCCAGCCCATCGCCGATCTCGGAAACCACATGGTCGGTCACGGTGTAACCGCCGACCACGCTATTTCCGCTGGTCATCGCCTGCGCGCCCGGCAGGGCCTGGATGATGCTGGTCACCAGGAACCGGATCGCCATCTCAAAAGCAAGGATCAAAATCGATCCGATAAGCCAAAGGAGAAACAGTGAGCCGAAGACCCGCAGGGCGTCCCAGCCGACCAGCGCGCGGGAGCGTCCCAGCGCTTTGAAGTAGGAGAGCTTTTCGATCGTGAAGACATGCCCCAGCATCGCCAGGAGCGTCAATGGAAAGATGACCGGTATGACGCAGAGAACCGCGCCGACCGAAATCAGCACGCCGTACAGGATGCTGGTCACGATGAGGGGGATGATACGGCGCAGAACGGAGCCATAGGCGCCGCGCATCGTGACCGGCTCGCCCAGATAGCGCGCCGATGTCGCCGCGGTGAGAACGCACAGCTCCACCGCGAACACGATCAGATACAGCGGAGCGACGACGGAAAGGCGCTCCGAACTCAGGCCAAGCCAGTTCAGAACCTGCGTTGGGTCATTCGACCCCTTCATCATGGTGCTGAGATCCACGACCCGGTGCAGAATTTGCAGGTCGATAAACGACGTCAGCACTTTGAACGGGATGGCGATCAGCGCGGCGATCAAAAGCAAGAACGACAGGTTCTTCTTATAAAGGTCGAAGCCCTCGTCGAAAATATCGCCGAGGGAGAGCGGCCGTAAACTACGTTCGATCATCCGGGGTTTTCCGCGCCTTCGCACATCCCTTGCATCAGTGGGTTTCCGTCACAGCGATCGCTGCTTCATTTCACAGCCTTAGCTGTTCTTTAGCCTTAGCTGTTCTTTGCGACCTTGACCAGTGTCGGCCGGATAACGCGTCCATTCATGGTGTAGCCCTTGCGAAGCTCCGCCGTCACGGTCTCGTCTTCCTGCTCGCTGTCTTCATCCAGCATGACCGCTTCGTGCAGGTCCGGATCGAACTTCTCGCCGACCGCCGCGATCGCCTCCACGCCCTGCTTTTGCAGGGTTTCGCGGAACTTGCGCAGGATCGCGTCGACGCCGTTCGCCAGCTGCTCGTAGCTTTCGGACTGCTTCGCCGCGTTCGCCGCGAGATCGAAATCGTCCAGAACGGGCAGCAGCTCCTTCAGAAGCTTTTCGTTGCCGTCGCGGATAATGCGAAGGCGCTCTTCCTCGCCGCGGCGGCGGAAGTTCTGCAAGTCCGCCAGCGCGCGCAGATAGTTCTCATTCGCCGTCGCCGCCTGCGCCTTCAGCGCCTCGACTTCATCGCGCGACGCGCCGCTGGGCGCGGCCGCCTCGGCCTTGGGCGTGCTGGGGATGGTCGCGTCCAGATCGATCACACCCCGGTCATCTTCATCGTCGCTGTCGGACTCCATCCCATGGACGCCGGCAAGCGCATCCTCCAGGCCAACCGGCGCGTTCAGGTCGATGGGCGCCCGAGAGTCGACTTCGTCTTCGGGGATCGAGTGCGCGCCGGCGGCGTCAAACGATTCGTCTAGATCGTCGTGTGTCGCGTTGACTTTAATTTTGTGTATCTTCTCAGCCATGAATCCGTAGGATGACTCCTTACAAAACGAGTACGGCGCGCGGGGAACGGCTCCTCAGGAACCGAACTCCACAGAAACCGCCTTCTTACAATTACGAGTATACCCTAATGCGCGGGGAGCTTTCGCATGAAAAATTTTTAAGGCTGGGTGTTGACATTCGCCCTCCCATGGGATATACTCTTCCTCGTCAGCGCGCAGTCACCCATAACACAGTGGGCGAGTGGTGAAATGGTAGACACGCCAGACTTAGGATCTGGTGCCGCAAGGCGTAGGAGTTCAAGTCTCCTCTTGCCCACCAATCTGTGTCAAGCGTACTCACATCGCGGACAGTATGCGGGAGTAATTCAGTGGTAGAATGTCTCGTTGCCAACGAGAATGTCGCCAGTTCGAACCTGGTCTCC from Capsulimonas corticalis harbors:
- the grpE gene encoding nucleotide exchange factor GrpE, whose product is MAEKIHKIKVNATHDDLDESFDAAGAHSIPEDEVDSRAPIDLNAPVGLEDALAGVHGMESDSDDEDDRGVIDLDATIPSTPKAEAAAPSGASRDEVEALKAQAATANENYLRALADLQNFRRRGEEERLRIIRDGNEKLLKELLPVLDDFDLAANAAKQSESYEQLANGVDAILRKFRETLQKQGVEAIAAVGEKFDPDLHEAVMLDEDSEQEDETVTAELRKGYTMNGRVIRPTLVKVAKNS
- a CDS encoding DUF4129 domain-containing protein, giving the protein MIHRRRPTSIVFLLCALLTALSTMTAGAVPVAQFRKALASVEHRLETASEASRGGKPESGETPHDFAKRVLGPIPTVEVPGQGAVRVRSARLVAALQKIDAAPLKKRAEQYAPIILATKTLREDMRGMKPGDVGGGDDPPSSYVEVRRILARPEFQSEPLPPPSPLELGWNRFLKWLADHLPKPQRGASGTINPAIIRGLFYGLGALLFGLLVYLIVQYIRNRTVNVVQRDRELAEEAMVEARDKDSLIDAAEARAKEGDFRGAFRLVYLATLVAMDTDGILRFDRSRTNWEYLRSLRGAGRDDLYRAMLPLTRDFDRLWYGYATAGPSDYRQALEYYDRLRAPSPAAAARRG